A genomic window from Arthrobacter sp. FW305-BF8 includes:
- a CDS encoding class F sortase, giving the protein MATHRRQREERLPGVEPARRRRSRLRIWVGRRMLAYGRVELAVLTFCLVGLLGSWLLYAGTTAHPPAGQVPALHAAAAPPAVSAEPPALSLAGNASPAAQSTAAAGKASTAGVAGRPGSAPQRIVYPDIGMDVPVHPLKPSSSDVQSQSIVPPVTLDGYWLTPYGMPGSGSRNTTYVVGHSWEGLDAPFNRLSTRAGRGDVFTVHTAAGQLKYRVDSVTTYTKSTLKDSPIWDVVPNRLVLISCYTEDLWGRNVAVVASPAGA; this is encoded by the coding sequence ATGGCAACCCATCGCCGGCAGCGGGAAGAACGCCTGCCCGGAGTGGAACCCGCCCGGCGGCGCCGCAGCCGTCTCCGGATTTGGGTTGGCAGGCGCATGCTGGCATATGGCCGCGTAGAGCTGGCAGTGCTGACGTTTTGTCTTGTGGGGCTGTTGGGATCGTGGCTGCTGTACGCCGGCACAACGGCGCACCCGCCGGCCGGTCAGGTTCCCGCCTTGCACGCAGCGGCGGCACCGCCCGCGGTGTCGGCCGAGCCGCCGGCACTCAGCCTTGCGGGCAACGCCAGTCCGGCCGCCCAGTCCACGGCTGCGGCGGGCAAGGCATCCACAGCAGGGGTGGCGGGCCGTCCCGGATCTGCTCCACAACGCATTGTCTATCCGGACATTGGGATGGACGTCCCGGTGCACCCGTTGAAACCCAGCAGCAGCGACGTGCAATCGCAGTCAATCGTCCCTCCGGTGACCCTGGACGGCTATTGGCTCACCCCGTACGGGATGCCCGGTTCCGGTTCCCGGAACACCACCTACGTCGTCGGCCACAGCTGGGAAGGCCTTGACGCTCCATTCAACCGGCTCAGCACGCGCGCCGGGCGCGGAGACGTGTTCACCGTGCACACGGCGGCAGGGCAACTCAAGTACAGGGTTGACTCAGTGACCACCTACACCAAGTCAACCCTGAAGGACAGCCCGATCTGGGACGTCGTCCCCAACCGCCTGGTCCTGATCAGTTGCTATACGGAGGACCTTTGGGGCAGGAACGTGGCTGTGGTGGCGTCACCAGCAGGAGCGTGA
- the metG gene encoding methionine--tRNA ligase has protein sequence MTSSDKSPFYITTAITYPNGVPHIGHAYEYIATDAMARFKRLDGYDVKFLTGTDEHGLKIAQTAEKEGVSPKELVDRNAEIYKAAHAALGISYDRFIRTTDADHYTASQAIWKKMEANGDIYLSKYEGWYSVRDEAYYGEDDTVVKEDGARYTKETDTPVTWTAEESYFFRLSAYQDKLLALYEAQPEFGAPQSRFNEVISFVKRGLEDLSISRTTFDWGVPVPGDEKHVMYVWVDALTNYLTGAGYPDVESESFKKFWPADVHIIGKDISRFHAIYWPAFLMSAGLELPKRVMIHGFLHNNGVKMSKSLGNVVAPADFVAQYGLDQVRFFFLREVPFGADGSYNHEAIVGRMNSDLANNFGNLAQRSLSMVAKNCEGRVPVPGAFSDADTAILGQANALLEQARAAFEKQEFSRALEAIWTELGDTNAYFADQAPWVLRKTDVERMQTVLYVTLEVLRIVSILAQPVMPTATAALLGYLGQPEGAAREFSAIATPIAAGTDLPAPAPVFPKYEEPADA, from the coding sequence TTCAAGCGGCTCGACGGCTACGACGTGAAGTTCCTGACCGGCACGGACGAGCACGGGCTGAAGATCGCGCAGACCGCGGAGAAGGAAGGTGTCTCGCCCAAGGAACTGGTGGACCGGAACGCGGAAATCTACAAAGCCGCGCACGCCGCCCTCGGCATCAGCTACGACCGGTTCATCCGCACCACGGACGCGGACCACTACACCGCCTCGCAGGCCATCTGGAAGAAGATGGAAGCCAACGGGGACATCTACCTGTCCAAGTACGAGGGCTGGTACTCCGTGCGGGACGAGGCCTACTACGGTGAGGACGACACCGTGGTGAAGGAGGACGGCGCCCGGTACACCAAGGAGACGGACACCCCGGTGACCTGGACCGCCGAGGAAAGCTACTTCTTCCGGCTGTCCGCCTACCAGGACAAGCTGCTGGCCCTGTACGAAGCACAGCCGGAGTTCGGCGCGCCGCAGTCCCGGTTCAACGAGGTCATCAGCTTCGTCAAGCGCGGCCTGGAGGACCTGTCCATCAGCCGGACCACCTTCGACTGGGGAGTGCCCGTCCCCGGCGATGAAAAGCACGTCATGTACGTGTGGGTGGACGCCCTGACCAACTACCTCACCGGCGCCGGCTACCCGGACGTCGAATCAGAGTCGTTCAAGAAGTTTTGGCCCGCCGATGTCCACATCATCGGCAAGGACATCTCGCGCTTCCACGCCATCTACTGGCCCGCCTTCCTCATGAGCGCTGGCCTCGAACTGCCCAAGCGGGTCATGATCCACGGCTTCCTGCACAACAACGGCGTCAAGATGTCCAAGTCCCTCGGCAACGTCGTTGCCCCGGCGGACTTCGTGGCCCAGTACGGCCTGGACCAGGTCCGGTTCTTCTTCCTGCGCGAGGTTCCGTTCGGCGCGGACGGCAGCTACAACCACGAGGCCATCGTCGGCCGGATGAACTCGGACCTGGCGAACAACTTCGGAAACCTGGCGCAGCGCTCACTGTCCATGGTGGCCAAGAACTGCGAGGGCCGGGTACCCGTGCCGGGCGCGTTCAGCGACGCGGACACTGCCATCCTGGGCCAGGCGAACGCGTTGCTGGAGCAGGCACGTGCGGCCTTCGAAAAGCAGGAGTTCAGCCGTGCCCTCGAGGCGATCTGGACGGAGCTGGGGGACACCAACGCGTACTTCGCGGACCAGGCACCCTGGGTGCTGCGGAAGACCGACGTCGAACGCATGCAGACGGTGCTGTACGTGACCCTCGAGGTGCTGCGCATCGTCTCGATCCTCGCCCAGCCGGTCATGCCCACTGCCACCGCCGCGCTGCTCGGGTACCTCGGCCAGCCGGAAGGGGCGGCCCGGGAGTTCTCCGCCATCGCGACGCCGATCGCCGCCGGCACCGACCTGCCCGCCCCCGCGCCGGTGTTCCCGAAGTACGAGGAACCCGCGGACGCCTGA